The Euphorbia lathyris chromosome 3, ddEupLath1.1, whole genome shotgun sequence genome contains a region encoding:
- the LOC136223574 gene encoding zinc finger CCCH domain-containing protein 56-like, with amino-acid sequence MLQLGNQFLVDNKECVNVPRNGDPMCKRQRTYEIAAAIPQMPARTNSKFKTHFCAKFRLGNCRYGNKCQFSHGIQEMRKRLPVPVIDNNVLARNWNGNCRKLCRMFYMGKRCTYGENCCFLHVNPETSGYGNSKPWLKRKLCNIWESTGSCQFGNICIFAHGQAELEKPDCHITLVSGSIQMNTAHRVSTGKAGVIQTTRKPEQVQGRNFISKLKTSQKLSGIYADWIEDESFFHNLLK; translated from the exons ATGCTTCAATTAGGCAATCAGTTTCTCGTTGATAATAAAGAATGCGTGAATGTTCCCCGAAATGGTGACCCAATGTGCAAGCGACAAAGAACTTACGAAATTGCTGCAGCGATTCCCCAAATGCCAGCAAGAACTAACAGCAAATTCAAGACTCACTTCTGCGCAAAGTTCAGATTGGGGAATTGTAGGTATGGAAACAAATGTCAATTTTCCCATGGCATTCAAGAGATGAGAAAACGCTTACCAGTTCCGGTAATCGATAATAACGTCTTAGCCCGGAATTGGAATGGGAACTGTAGAAAACTCTGCAGAATGTTTTACATGGGGAAACGATGCACATACGGGGAAAACTGTTGTTTCCTTCATGTGAATCCTGAAACAAGTGGCTATGGAAACTCAAAGCCATGGCTTAAGAGAAAGCTCTGTAACATCTGGGAATCGACCGGAAGCTGCCAATTTGGCAATATATGTATCTTTGCTCATGGACAAGCAG AATTGGAGAAGCCTGATTGCCATATTACATTGGTATCTGGATCCATACAGATGAACACTGCACACAGAGTGTCAACGGGCAAGGCTGGGGTGATTCAGACTACTCGTAAACCCGAGCAAGTCCAAGGCAggaatttcatttctaagcTGAAAACAAGTCAGAAACTCTCTGGCATCTATGCTGACTGGATTGAAGATGAGTCCTTTTTTCATAACTTGTTGAAATGA
- the LOC136222468 gene encoding uncharacterized protein, whose translation MASCSLGVSNIKFSKLDFGRARSVDLRQWNGIKTWIGRKQLLYDGLTTSYEQKNMFSIRCGLSLETEGATNRLKSFKDTKTSGLTSQLVPNSSEIEYLVTEICNTTNVAEFEIRLAGFELYVRRDLAEKNKPQSLPAPAPLSTPVNIDTSTTTAGINGSASSTSLVISNAAPIGRSQSFLDRAADEGLMILHSPRVGFFRRSRTIKGKRAPPSCKEKQIVKEGQVVCYIEQLGGELPIESDISGEVIKILREDGEPVGYGDALMAILPSFPGIKKLQ comes from the exons ATGGCTTCCT GTAGCTTGGGAGTTTCAAACATTAAATTTTCGAAATTGGATTTTGGCAGAGCAAGAAGTGTTGATCTAAGGCAATGGAATGGCATAAAAACATGGATTGGAAGAAAACAACTACTATATGATGGTCTCACTACATCATATGAACAAAAGAACATGTTCAGCATAAGATGTGGCCTAAGTTTGGAAACAGAAG GTGCAACAAATAGACTGAAGAGCTTCAAAGATACTAAAACATCTGGTTTGACCAGCCAACTTGTTCCAAATTCTTCCGAG ATTGAGTATCTTGTTACAGAAATATGCAATACAACTAATGTTGCAGAATTTGAAATAAGA CTGGCAGGATTTGAGCTGTATGTGAGAAGGGATCTGGCTGAGAAAAATAAACCTCAATCTCTGCCTGCTCCTGCTCCTCTCTCTACCCCTGTGAATATCGATACATCTACCACAACAGCTGGTATAAATGGGTCAGCTTCCTCTACATCTTTGGTTATCTCAAACGCAGCACCTATAGGGAGGAGCCAATCTTTTCTCGATAGGGCTGCAGATGAAGGCTTAATGATCTTGCACTCTCCAAGG GTGGGGTTTTTCCGGAGATCTCGAACTATAAAGGGAAAGCGAGCTCCGCCATCATGTAAAGAG AAGCAAATAGTGAAGGAGGGCCAAGTGGTTTGTTACATTGAACAGCTAGGTGGTGAACTCCCAATAGAG TCTGATATATCTGGTGAAGTGATCAAAATACTGCGGGAGGATGGTG AACCGGTTGGATATGGTGATGCTCTCATGGCGATTCTGCCATCATTTCCAGGGATAAAGAAGCTTCAGTAG